Proteins co-encoded in one Schaalia radingae genomic window:
- a CDS encoding (deoxy)nucleoside triphosphate pyrophosphohydrolase: MTITQHQPVRPVVGAAIVDSLDRPHQLLAAARSYPPELAGRFELPGGKVEPGENAMDALVREVREELGTTIELGAQVAGPLDGWWPILGTRTMAVWLAQVSPGSKAPRAGSSHQRIQWVPLEEALRLNWLDPDFPIVQAIIDQCA, from the coding sequence GTGACCATCACGCAGCATCAACCGGTACGCCCCGTCGTGGGCGCAGCAATCGTCGACAGTCTTGACCGGCCCCACCAGCTCCTGGCAGCGGCACGCTCCTATCCACCCGAGTTGGCCGGCCGGTTCGAACTTCCCGGCGGAAAAGTGGAGCCAGGTGAGAACGCGATGGACGCCCTCGTCCGTGAGGTGCGTGAAGAACTAGGGACGACTATTGAACTGGGCGCCCAGGTCGCAGGACCGCTCGACGGATGGTGGCCGATCCTTGGGACACGCACAATGGCCGTGTGGCTGGCGCAGGTCTCGCCGGGTTCCAAGGCGCCGCGAGCTGGATCCTCCCATCAGCGTATTCAATGGGTTCCGCTCGAGGAAGCGCTGAGGTTGAACTGGCTGGATCCTGATTTTCCAATCGTGCAGGCGATCATTGACCAGTGCGCATGA
- a CDS encoding TetR/AcrR family transcriptional regulator, translated as MPKIIGSTLAAHRELTRSRLFTALSELLSEEPFDAITMAQIAERAEVGRTAVYNHFSDKEALLLAFMEDATAKFANFLRDKLAGIDDPIEQLTVYLRSYLDLKDQFHLASSITLSKQVSSQHTARLHDHAGIVEHILLHILEAAMAQGRIPQQNLLTLVALIHSCLAGVRVPTHSPADSPADAPDNARAGSDEDAASRTDAREATIGTVVAFILRAIGVAADEVSLPPAEQLERAHSQTSGSTDSLAILRCPVAHG; from the coding sequence ATGCCGAAGATTATTGGATCGACTCTTGCGGCTCATCGCGAGCTGACTCGCAGCCGACTTTTTACTGCCCTGTCAGAACTGCTGTCCGAAGAACCGTTCGATGCCATCACCATGGCACAGATTGCCGAACGTGCCGAAGTGGGACGAACTGCCGTGTATAACCACTTCAGCGACAAGGAAGCTCTGCTGCTGGCATTCATGGAGGATGCCACCGCCAAGTTCGCTAACTTCCTCAGGGACAAGCTGGCCGGAATTGACGATCCGATCGAGCAACTCACCGTATATCTGCGCTCCTATCTCGATCTCAAAGATCAGTTTCATCTCGCATCGAGCATCACGCTGAGCAAGCAGGTATCGTCACAGCACACTGCCCGCCTCCATGACCACGCCGGAATCGTTGAGCATATCCTGCTCCACATCCTGGAAGCAGCAATGGCACAGGGGCGCATTCCACAGCAGAACTTGTTGACGCTGGTTGCGCTGATTCACTCATGTCTGGCCGGCGTGCGAGTACCGACACATTCGCCTGCAGACTCACCGGCAGATGCGCCTGACAACGCGCGCGCAGGAAGCGACGAGGATGCCGCGAGCCGCACCGATGCCCGAGAAGCCACAATCGGCACCGTCGTGGCGTTTATTCTCAGAGCGATCGGTGTGGCGGCCGATGAAGTTTCCCTGCCTCCAGCTGAGCAGCTTGAACGAGCGCACTCGCAAACCTCCGGCAGCACCGATTCTCTCGCGATACTGCGCTGCCCTGTTGCGCACGGCTGA
- the trxA gene encoding thioredoxin — MSTVELTKETFEQTIKDNDIVLVDFWATWCGPCQQFGPVFEEASNKHEDIVFGKIDTDQQQELATAMQISSIPTVMGFRDGIAVFRQSGALPAVALEDLITQIQNLDMDDVRAKIAEQKNQ, encoded by the coding sequence ATGAGCACTGTTGAACTGACCAAAGAGACATTCGAGCAGACAATCAAGGACAATGACATTGTCCTGGTCGACTTCTGGGCAACGTGGTGCGGACCGTGCCAGCAGTTCGGCCCTGTTTTCGAAGAAGCGTCGAACAAGCACGAGGACATCGTCTTCGGCAAGATCGACACCGATCAGCAGCAGGAACTGGCCACCGCCATGCAGATCAGCTCAATCCCCACGGTGATGGGTTTCCGCGATGGTATTGCCGTTTTCCGCCAGTCCGGCGCTCTGCCGGCAGTCGCGCTGGAGGATCTGATCACTCAGATTCAGAACCTCGACATGGATGATGTGCGCGCCAAGATCGCAGAGCAGAAGAACCAGTAG
- a CDS encoding aspartate-semialdehyde dehydrogenase — protein MTTPETRSHTQRDLSVGVVGATGQVGSVMRTLLDERDFPLTSLRFFATARSAGKTLTWRDQDIVVEDVATADLSGIDIAIFSAGATASRTYAPRFVEKGAVVVDNSSGWRKDPNVPLVVSEVNGEDIAQRPKGIIANPNCTTMAAMPVLKVLHDEGVLRRLFVSSYQAVSGSGLKGVRELEEGIRAGAHQDLSKLTLDGQAVTLPEPSTYVAPIAFDVVPFAGALVDDGSDETDEEQKLRNESRRILHVPDLKVSGTCVRVPVFTGHTLTIHVEFDRAITPDRARELLAEAPGVRLVDVPTPLDCAGIDDVLVGRIRQDQAVDDGKGLVLVVAGDNLRKGAALNSVQLAELVAQELLAG, from the coding sequence ATGACCACGCCTGAAACCCGCAGTCACACCCAGCGCGACCTGAGCGTCGGCGTCGTAGGAGCCACCGGCCAGGTCGGCTCCGTCATGCGCACCCTGCTCGATGAGCGCGACTTCCCATTGACCAGCCTGCGTTTTTTTGCCACCGCACGTTCAGCAGGCAAGACACTGACCTGGCGTGACCAGGACATTGTCGTCGAGGACGTGGCAACCGCTGACCTGTCCGGTATCGACATCGCGATCTTCTCCGCCGGAGCCACCGCCTCACGCACCTACGCCCCACGTTTCGTTGAAAAAGGCGCGGTCGTGGTGGACAACTCCTCCGGCTGGCGCAAAGATCCGAACGTGCCGCTGGTCGTGTCCGAAGTTAACGGCGAGGATATCGCGCAGCGTCCCAAAGGCATCATTGCGAACCCGAACTGCACCACGATGGCCGCGATGCCGGTACTGAAAGTCCTGCACGACGAGGGTGTCCTGCGCCGCCTCTTCGTCTCCAGCTATCAGGCTGTCTCCGGATCCGGGCTGAAAGGCGTGCGTGAACTGGAAGAAGGTATTCGTGCCGGCGCGCACCAGGATCTGAGCAAACTGACACTGGACGGCCAGGCCGTCACCTTGCCGGAACCGTCCACATACGTCGCACCGATCGCCTTTGACGTGGTGCCCTTCGCGGGGGCGCTCGTCGATGACGGGTCAGACGAAACCGATGAGGAGCAGAAGCTGCGCAATGAGTCGCGCCGCATCCTGCACGTCCCGGATCTGAAGGTGTCGGGAACGTGTGTGCGCGTGCCCGTGTTCACTGGCCACACTCTGACGATCCACGTCGAGTTCGACCGCGCGATCACTCCTGACCGTGCGCGCGAACTGTTGGCCGAGGCTCCCGGTGTACGCCTGGTGGATGTGCCCACACCGCTTGATTGCGCCGGCATTGATGATGTGCTGGTCGGCAGGATCCGCCAGGATCAGGCCGTTGATGACGGTAAGGGGCTTGTGCTGGTAGTGGCCGGTGACAACCTGCGTAAAGGCGCTGCATTGAACTCGGTGCAACTGGCCGAACTGGTCGCTCAGGAGCTGCTCGCCGGCTAG
- a CDS encoding aspartate kinase — protein MALIVQKYGGSSVADVDAMKRVAQRVVDTRNAGHQVVVVVSAMGDTTDDLLDTAAQITSAPPDRELDILLTAGERISMSLLAMAVNECGVPAQAYTGAQAGIRTDTHFGKAQIVGMVPERVARSIRDGQVAIVAGFQGISEDDETTTLGRGGSDTTAVALAAALHADVCEIYTDVDGLFTADPRIVPTARRVRTISQEETLELAAHGAKILHLRAVEFARRYHVPLHVRSSFSDKNGTWISDRPANPALAGLVPQAALAANQEDPMEEPIISGIAHDRSQDKITVVGIANSPGMAARLFELVAQQGANIDMIVQNIPVTLENRANISFTLPAEDADHVMQALEAAREELGFKELKYNPDIGKLSLVGAGMRTNPGVSAKLFGALSQAGINIDLISTSEIRISVVTKLEDLDRAVQAVHTAFGLDSTESEAVIYGGTGR, from the coding sequence GTGGCACTGATTGTTCAGAAATACGGTGGCTCATCTGTCGCGGACGTAGACGCGATGAAGAGGGTCGCCCAGCGTGTCGTGGACACTCGAAATGCAGGACACCAGGTCGTCGTGGTGGTCTCAGCGATGGGTGACACAACAGATGATCTGCTGGACACAGCCGCCCAGATCACCAGCGCGCCACCTGACCGCGAACTCGACATCCTGCTCACAGCCGGAGAAAGAATCTCCATGTCACTGCTGGCGATGGCGGTCAATGAATGCGGCGTGCCTGCACAGGCCTACACCGGTGCACAAGCCGGCATCCGTACCGACACTCACTTCGGTAAAGCACAAATCGTCGGCATGGTGCCCGAACGCGTAGCGCGCTCCATCCGTGACGGTCAGGTCGCCATCGTCGCAGGATTCCAGGGAATATCAGAAGATGACGAAACGACGACGCTGGGTCGCGGCGGCTCCGATACGACAGCGGTCGCCCTAGCTGCCGCACTGCACGCCGACGTGTGCGAAATCTACACCGACGTTGACGGGCTGTTCACTGCTGACCCGCGCATCGTGCCGACCGCGCGGCGCGTGCGCACCATCAGCCAGGAAGAAACACTCGAACTTGCCGCACATGGAGCAAAGATTCTGCACCTTCGGGCAGTGGAGTTCGCTCGTCGATACCACGTTCCGCTGCATGTGCGCTCATCTTTTTCCGACAAGAATGGGACATGGATTTCCGACAGACCCGCAAACCCTGCACTGGCCGGCCTCGTCCCTCAAGCTGCGTTAGCTGCCAACCAGGAGGACCCAATGGAAGAGCCGATTATCTCCGGCATTGCTCACGACCGGTCACAGGACAAGATCACCGTGGTCGGCATTGCGAATTCACCCGGCATGGCCGCACGCCTGTTTGAACTGGTGGCGCAGCAAGGTGCGAACATTGACATGATCGTGCAGAACATTCCCGTCACCTTGGAAAATCGCGCCAACATCTCCTTCACACTGCCCGCCGAGGACGCCGACCACGTCATGCAGGCGCTGGAAGCTGCGCGCGAAGAACTGGGCTTCAAGGAACTCAAGTACAACCCCGATATCGGCAAACTGTCCCTGGTTGGAGCTGGCATGCGTACCAACCCCGGCGTATCGGCCAAACTGTTCGGCGCGCTGTCCCAGGCCGGCATCAACATTGATCTTATTTCCACCTCAGAGATCCGCATCTCTGTGGTGACCAAGCTGGAAGACCTTGACCGCGCCGTGCAGGCAGTGCACACCGCTTTCGGTCTGGATTCCACCGAATCTGAAGCCGTCATATATGGAGGAACAGGACGATGA
- the recR gene encoding recombination mediator RecR: MFEGALQTLIDELGMLPGVGPKSAQRMALYLLDAEPDDVTHLVDAIQAVREKVHHCEICGDLTEADQCTICRNPARDGSVICVVEEPKDIRAIENARVFKGRYHVLGGAIDPIHGVGPDQLRVRQLLTRLQDGTVQEVIVATNPTIEGEATASYLSRTLSTIGVMTSRLAMGLPMGGDLEYADPVTLGRALEGRRRAE, from the coding sequence GTGTTTGAAGGCGCCTTACAGACCCTGATCGATGAATTGGGAATGCTGCCCGGTGTCGGACCCAAGTCAGCTCAACGCATGGCCCTGTATCTGCTCGACGCTGAACCCGATGACGTGACGCACCTGGTAGACGCCATCCAGGCCGTGCGCGAAAAAGTACACCACTGCGAAATCTGCGGTGATCTCACCGAAGCCGACCAGTGCACCATCTGCCGTAACCCCGCGCGCGACGGATCAGTGATCTGCGTTGTCGAAGAGCCCAAAGATATTCGTGCCATTGAGAATGCGAGAGTGTTCAAAGGGCGCTATCACGTCCTGGGCGGAGCGATCGACCCGATTCATGGCGTGGGGCCTGATCAACTGCGTGTGCGTCAACTGCTCACTCGCCTTCAGGACGGCACGGTTCAAGAAGTTATCGTGGCCACGAACCCCACCATTGAAGGCGAAGCAACCGCCTCCTACCTCTCGCGCACCCTGTCCACAATCGGCGTGATGACCTCGCGCCTGGCTATGGGACTGCCAATGGGGGGCGACCTGGAATACGCCGATCCCGTGACGTTGGGGCGCGCGCTCGAAGGCCGCCGTCGCGCCGAATAA
- a CDS encoding DNA polymerase III subunit gamma and tau yields MTTALYRRYRPDTFDEMIGQDHVTQPLRAALRADRVTHAYLFSGPRGCGKTTSARILARCLNCAEGPTDTPCGQCESCRELATGGPGSLDVVEIDAASHRGVDDARDLRERATFAPVRDRYKVFIIDEAHMVTKEGSNAMLKLVEEPPEHVKFVFATTEPEKVIGTIRSRTHHYPFRLVPPDVMQPYLEHLCEEEGIHPDAGVLPLVMRSGGGSVRDTLSVLDQLMAGAVEGALSYDLAVALLGYTDTALLDQTVDALAGGDGAAAFRVVEHMVESGHDPRRFVEDLLQRLRDLLIIAVSGDAAVDVLAGTPSDQFERMQVQARNWGPYHLSRAADLTDMALRSMVGATSPRIQLELLLGRILVPSQTSPASRTEVAASQGKEGFPGTVGTVGGGAPNYQSPGGDAGHGSAGSGSGSGRASGAGDGQYDHERGGTYGAAQAKADLRRRREQQSQHSQQTGETQGAPRPEAGTPGKPTHATRESDAAPGAERDQPEHSQNGQRQAEQRPTEQRRPEPDRPGHHPAPEQHAASEQPHRSGAVADSIRMRWQEIVDRIASLSRATWSLVDSHAQLGGVDESTVILSFTTPGLVKAFDSGSRAQDVARAVHDVCGADVQVRAQIAQSVGGASLTTPASVPQQSQRTDHQAHGPSNEGTPQRTAGHEPPSSNQQHGAMPGQQSMRSEQATHDAQAANAPSRPQIDQPSAPASPSTPTVDDDDDDDGWGPVAIPGGGRAEASEPAASASSSEPVHSDPVARDHQSERDAHPAARQHRPFGRENGTKQPPRAAHGPIFDDEDDENDEGEGDGATSGRAEPLRDRDHDEQNAEHAAQLVEQKIGGRPQGVAHAVEDVRDSGDTEPAAPSTAHSSTPPEPQGEDTFSPGSVEEMRAEAIREVQQERADEAGEQGTGDTHAHEAEVRGTRPHRQQDHFAAPYGHDAPGGEPDPVIVPPNEDDSASMDDVDLEMSTSVGLPAILEILGGTVIEEKDQSEER; encoded by the coding sequence GTGACCACAGCTCTGTACCGCCGCTATCGGCCCGATACGTTTGATGAGATGATCGGCCAGGACCACGTGACGCAGCCGTTACGTGCAGCTCTTCGTGCCGACCGAGTGACACATGCCTACTTGTTCTCAGGTCCACGCGGATGTGGAAAGACCACGTCGGCACGAATCCTGGCACGCTGTCTGAACTGCGCGGAGGGGCCGACCGACACCCCATGCGGACAGTGCGAATCATGCCGCGAACTGGCAACTGGCGGGCCCGGTTCCCTCGACGTTGTGGAAATTGACGCAGCCTCACACCGCGGCGTTGACGATGCCAGGGATCTGCGTGAGCGCGCCACCTTTGCGCCCGTGCGCGACCGCTACAAGGTGTTCATTATCGACGAAGCCCACATGGTCACCAAAGAGGGCTCGAACGCGATGCTGAAGCTGGTTGAAGAACCCCCTGAGCATGTGAAGTTTGTGTTCGCCACGACTGAGCCCGAAAAAGTGATCGGGACGATTCGTTCGCGTACTCATCACTACCCGTTCCGACTGGTGCCGCCGGACGTGATGCAACCGTATCTGGAGCATCTGTGTGAGGAAGAAGGGATTCATCCAGACGCGGGCGTGCTCCCCCTCGTGATGCGGTCGGGTGGAGGGTCTGTGCGCGACACGTTGTCGGTCCTCGATCAGCTGATGGCTGGCGCAGTGGAGGGGGCGCTGAGCTATGACCTTGCTGTTGCGTTGCTGGGGTACACCGACACTGCTCTGCTTGATCAGACGGTTGATGCGCTCGCGGGCGGTGATGGTGCTGCCGCTTTCCGAGTTGTGGAGCATATGGTGGAGTCGGGCCATGATCCTCGTCGGTTCGTTGAGGACCTCCTGCAGCGTTTGCGTGACCTCCTGATTATCGCCGTGTCGGGAGATGCGGCAGTCGATGTCCTGGCGGGAACGCCCAGTGACCAGTTTGAACGCATGCAGGTGCAGGCCCGAAATTGGGGGCCGTACCACCTGTCGCGCGCAGCCGATCTGACTGATATGGCCTTGCGTTCGATGGTGGGCGCGACATCTCCGCGCATACAGCTGGAGTTGTTGTTGGGCCGAATCCTGGTGCCGTCACAGACTTCACCTGCATCCCGCACAGAGGTGGCAGCGTCGCAGGGCAAGGAGGGCTTCCCCGGAACAGTGGGAACAGTCGGCGGAGGCGCACCGAATTACCAGTCGCCAGGCGGTGATGCTGGACATGGCAGTGCCGGAAGTGGCAGCGGGTCTGGTCGTGCGAGTGGTGCTGGCGATGGTCAGTATGACCACGAGCGCGGCGGAACTTATGGCGCGGCTCAGGCGAAAGCGGATCTGCGTCGTCGTCGCGAGCAACAATCTCAGCATTCCCAGCAAACCGGGGAGACGCAGGGAGCACCTAGGCCCGAAGCCGGCACGCCGGGCAAGCCGACACACGCAACGCGGGAATCTGACGCCGCACCGGGGGCCGAGCGCGATCAGCCAGAACACAGCCAAAATGGCCAACGCCAGGCTGAGCAGCGCCCGACTGAGCAGAGGCGTCCTGAACCTGACCGCCCCGGCCACCACCCTGCGCCTGAACAGCACGCTGCGTCCGAACAACCTCATCGAAGCGGCGCGGTTGCAGATTCGATTCGCATGCGCTGGCAGGAAATTGTCGATCGTATCGCTTCGCTCAGCCGAGCCACATGGTCGCTCGTGGACTCTCACGCCCAGCTGGGAGGCGTGGACGAATCTACCGTGATCCTCAGCTTCACCACTCCAGGATTGGTAAAGGCATTCGACTCGGGTTCCCGAGCCCAGGACGTCGCCCGCGCAGTCCACGACGTGTGCGGTGCAGACGTGCAGGTCAGGGCTCAGATCGCGCAGTCAGTAGGCGGCGCGTCGCTGACTACGCCTGCATCGGTTCCACAGCAATCACAACGCACTGATCATCAGGCACACGGGCCCAGTAACGAGGGCACGCCCCAGCGCACTGCAGGTCACGAGCCGCCTTCGTCCAATCAGCAGCACGGTGCGATGCCCGGCCAACAGTCGATGCGCTCTGAACAGGCAACGCACGACGCACAGGCAGCGAACGCGCCGTCACGCCCACAAATTGACCAGCCTTCAGCGCCGGCCTCACCCTCGACTCCGACAGTTGACGACGATGACGATGATGACGGCTGGGGGCCGGTAGCCATACCCGGTGGCGGACGTGCCGAGGCATCTGAACCGGCCGCATCGGCGTCTTCCTCCGAGCCTGTCCACTCTGACCCGGTAGCGCGTGATCACCAGTCAGAGCGTGACGCTCATCCGGCAGCACGCCAGCATCGTCCATTTGGGCGCGAGAATGGCACAAAACAGCCACCTCGAGCCGCACATGGCCCGATCTTTGATGACGAGGACGACGAAAACGACGAGGGCGAGGGAGACGGAGCGACTTCCGGTCGCGCCGAACCCTTGCGCGACCGTGACCATGACGAGCAGAACGCCGAGCACGCCGCGCAATTAGTGGAGCAGAAGATCGGCGGTCGTCCTCAAGGAGTGGCACACGCTGTTGAGGATGTGCGAGACAGTGGTGACACAGAACCGGCCGCCCCGTCGACAGCTCACTCATCCACACCACCTGAACCGCAGGGTGAGGACACCTTTTCACCAGGCAGCGTGGAGGAGATGCGCGCCGAAGCGATCCGTGAAGTGCAGCAGGAACGAGCTGACGAAGCAGGGGAGCAGGGCACAGGCGATACTCACGCCCACGAGGCAGAGGTGCGCGGTACACGGCCGCATCGCCAGCAGGACCATTTCGCTGCCCCGTACGGCCACGACGCACCTGGTGGTGAACCTGACCCAGTTATCGTGCCGCCCAATGAGGATGACTCGGCCAGCATGGATGACGTGGATCTGGAGATGTCGACCAGCGTCGGGTTGCCGGCCATACTGGAGATACTCGGCGGTACAGTGATCGAAGAAAAAGACCAGAGCGAAGAAAGATGA
- a CDS encoding TetR/AcrR family transcriptional regulator, with the protein MNSQRRRTRIIAAAVKAIGENGFRHLSMRQLADEIGISHTTLLRYFGSKDGLLQAVLEQREEGERDWRSELIEQRGLLAALPEVLAHNMTMPAIIRLDTTLTLEAIDAEHPAHDFVRQREEDFQESLCIELLREQRVGRLSNDVDVEQLAHEIRALVEGLQLLWLNDPSLDIAETMRDFIQHVTAS; encoded by the coding sequence ATGAACAGTCAGCGTCGACGAACAAGGATTATTGCTGCTGCTGTTAAGGCCATCGGTGAAAACGGATTTCGTCACCTCTCGATGCGTCAACTTGCCGATGAAATAGGCATCTCGCATACGACGCTCTTGAGATATTTCGGTTCAAAAGACGGTTTGCTTCAAGCTGTGCTGGAGCAGCGCGAAGAAGGTGAGAGAGACTGGCGATCTGAATTGATTGAACAGCGGGGGCTCTTAGCTGCTCTACCTGAGGTCTTGGCACACAATATGACCATGCCGGCCATTATCAGGTTGGACACAACTTTGACGCTGGAGGCGATCGACGCTGAGCATCCCGCCCATGACTTCGTCCGCCAGCGCGAGGAGGACTTTCAAGAATCATTGTGTATCGAACTGCTTCGGGAACAGCGTGTTGGCAGGCTGTCAAACGACGTTGATGTTGAGCAGTTGGCGCATGAAATTAGGGCGTTAGTCGAAGGTTTGCAGCTGTTGTGGCTCAATGACCCCTCTCTGGATATTGCTGAAACGATGCGCGATTTTATCCAGCATGTGACCGCCTCGTGA